The Streptosporangiales bacterium genome window below encodes:
- a CDS encoding amidohydrolase family protein: protein MSLMAIPRKATVGALMGLLAVMALQGASAAGSTSTIDSDQRGKADLIIVNGKVVTMDDRTASGGVGTVATAMAVKDGRIVALQGKGGRDGRGKGDANSSVMALKGPGTKVINLKGRTVTPGIIDTHSHAHEYAVDNHGQDLVDTFPEMKVSAVEGSTPEELLDNIKTTLEARVSDAQPGDWIRMTLSNRNAGLQVYNDGRLSREFLDPVAPDNPVHVNIATSHIVNTAGWNELEALYGEGLGLHPEGDPEQGRLPHTPWGRALPQLMILNQDPRGLQEVTDLIESELREDVTYGVTSMSSSLSEPLSIAALQELNRRGDMPLRLGWGHSTNPVSPSFYRSLGDIRNLDSNSLWNDGVSLASVDKAYPRICSTVPVLADDPGAICFLDKGSIMRETLESMIASGYRFSNTHVAGDKALDQLLDVIEEASARAGLSKEQIRARAHTVDHCTLNPRPDQIPRLKDLGIIISCEPKYINDTSPQVKSTAGEEYLRWVVPAKSLIDGDVRLASGVDYHFSSDRSVFWLLDLLVNRQADDGTVYAPEERINRVQALKTFTTWASEYVQKESEIGTLEEGKLADFIVLDRDYFSIPEGDVPSVKVVMSVVGGKVSWQSKEF, encoded by the coding sequence ATGTCACTCATGGCGATTCCGCGGAAAGCCACCGTCGGTGCGCTGATGGGGTTGCTGGCTGTGATGGCGCTGCAAGGCGCCTCGGCAGCGGGCAGCACCTCTACCATCGACAGCGATCAGCGAGGGAAAGCCGACCTAATCATCGTCAACGGCAAGGTCGTTACGATGGACGACAGAACGGCCTCCGGGGGAGTGGGCACAGTCGCCACCGCGATGGCGGTGAAAGATGGCCGTATCGTAGCCCTGCAAGGGAAAGGCGGTAGAGACGGACGCGGCAAGGGCGACGCCAACAGTAGTGTGATGGCCCTCAAGGGGCCCGGCACCAAAGTGATCAATCTAAAAGGGCGGACCGTGACTCCCGGTATCATCGATACCCATTCACATGCACATGAATATGCAGTCGATAATCACGGTCAGGATCTGGTCGATACCTTCCCAGAGATGAAGGTGTCTGCAGTGGAAGGGAGCACGCCCGAGGAACTCCTGGACAACATCAAGACGACCTTGGAGGCGCGTGTCAGCGACGCTCAGCCTGGCGACTGGATTCGCATGACTCTCTCCAACAGGAATGCGGGTCTCCAAGTCTATAACGATGGCAGGCTCAGCCGCGAGTTCCTCGACCCGGTTGCACCGGACAACCCGGTGCATGTGAACATCGCCACCAGCCACATCGTAAACACCGCGGGTTGGAACGAGCTGGAGGCTCTCTATGGCGAGGGGCTCGGCCTCCATCCCGAGGGTGACCCAGAACAGGGACGTTTGCCTCACACTCCGTGGGGCCGGGCGCTCCCCCAGCTCATGATCCTGAATCAGGATCCCCGGGGTCTCCAAGAAGTGACGGATCTGATTGAGTCCGAGCTCCGCGAGGACGTCACTTATGGTGTGACGTCTATGTCTTCCTCGCTTAGCGAGCCCCTCTCCATAGCTGCCTTGCAGGAGTTGAACCGACGCGGTGACATGCCACTGCGTCTAGGATGGGGACATTCGACGAATCCCGTCAGCCCCAGTTTCTACCGTTCCCTCGGCGATATTAGGAACCTCGACTCCAACTCCCTCTGGAACGATGGAGTGAGTCTGGCAAGCGTCGACAAGGCTTACCCGCGTATTTGCAGCACTGTGCCGGTCCTGGCGGACGACCCGGGGGCGATCTGTTTCCTCGACAAAGGGTCGATCATGCGGGAGACTCTGGAGTCGATGATCGCCAGCGGTTACCGCTTCAGCAACACCCATGTGGCGGGGGACAAAGCCCTGGATCAGCTCCTCGACGTGATCGAGGAAGCCAGCGCCAGGGCCGGTCTGTCGAAAGAACAGATCAGAGCGAGGGCGCATACCGTTGACCACTGCACGCTCAACCCGCGGCCCGATCAAATCCCGCGCTTGAAGGATCTCGGAATCATCATTTCTTGCGAGCCAAAGTACATCAATGACACTTCCCCCCAGGTCAAGAGTACGGCCGGGGAGGAATATCTTCGCTGGGTCGTGCCGGCAAAGAGCCTGATCGATGGTGATGTACGACTCGCATCGGGCGTCGACTACCACTTCTCGTCCGACAGGTCCGTGTTCTGGTTGTTGGATCTGCTTGTCAACCGCCAAGCAGACGATGGCACCGTCTATGCACCCGAGGAGCGGATCAATCGAGTGCAGGCGCTCAAGACCTTCACGACGTGGGCCTCCGAATACGTCCAAAAAGAGAGCGAGATTGGCACTTTGGAAGAGGGGAAGCTGGCCGACTTCATCGTCCTCGATCGCGATTACTTCTCGATCCCTGAGGGGGATGTCCCTTCGGTGAAGGTCGTGATGAGCGTGGTCGGCGGGAAGGTGAGTTGGCAAAGTAAAGAGTTCTAG
- a CDS encoding cupin domain-containing protein, with protein MPISDSAADPIDADIGARLRQLRQARGLSARQVARQAGVSPAYLSRLENGKVSPTVSTLTRVVLAMGETVAAVFGDATAGPVVRRPERRVVRNRGADDYLLTPNRNGRLEVLETVVEPGEGSGTTAYAHPGDEECIVVLAGEFRLWIDGTRYDLSEGDAATFPCRTPHRWQNPSDSPARLHWIITPAGGY; from the coding sequence GTGCCCATTAGCGACAGCGCCGCCGACCCGATCGACGCCGACATCGGCGCCCGGCTGCGGCAGCTCCGCCAGGCGCGCGGCCTCTCTGCCCGCCAGGTGGCGCGACAGGCGGGGGTCAGTCCGGCCTACCTGAGCCGGCTCGAGAACGGCAAGGTCAGTCCGACCGTGTCCACCCTCACCAGGGTGGTGCTCGCGATGGGCGAGACCGTCGCCGCGGTGTTCGGCGACGCGACCGCCGGGCCCGTGGTACGTCGGCCGGAGCGCCGAGTCGTGCGCAACAGGGGTGCGGACGACTACTTGCTGACACCGAACCGCAACGGACGACTCGAGGTACTCGAGACCGTCGTGGAGCCCGGCGAGGGCAGCGGCACCACCGCGTACGCCCATCCCGGCGACGAGGAGTGCATCGTCGTCCTCGCCGGCGAGTTCCGGCTGTGGATCGACGGCACACGCTACGACCTGAGCGAAGGCGACGCCGCGACGTTCCCCTGCCGAACCCCGCACCGCTGGCAGAATCCCAGCGACTCACCCGCGCGACTGCACTGGATCATCACCCCCGCGGGCGGCTACTGA
- a CDS encoding DUF1989 domain-containing protein has translation MPSMIIAARTGACFPLSVGDSFTVVNTTGGQVVDTWAVNLHDPTEYLSMSHTRTTLRRLTPRVGDALFSNRRRALLTMTEDSSPGMHDTLIAACDEERYKQLGVTGEHPSCAVNFRAALSELGIEAAAVPCPLNLFMCIPWDAEGNLEFRPVQASPGDHVTLRAEQEVVVVMSACPMDVNPINGGTPSDVEVRLHGGAYALG, from the coding sequence ATGCCATCGATGATCATCGCCGCTCGTACCGGAGCCTGCTTTCCGCTCTCGGTGGGAGACTCTTTCACGGTGGTCAACACCACGGGTGGGCAGGTCGTCGACACCTGGGCAGTGAACCTGCATGACCCGACAGAATACCTGTCGATGTCGCACACCAGGACGACGCTCCGGCGACTGACCCCCCGCGTCGGCGACGCGCTGTTCAGCAACCGCCGGCGTGCACTGCTGACGATGACGGAGGACAGCAGCCCTGGTATGCACGACACGTTGATCGCGGCGTGCGACGAAGAGCGGTACAAGCAGCTCGGCGTCACAGGCGAGCACCCGTCGTGTGCGGTCAACTTCCGCGCCGCGCTGTCGGAACTCGGCATCGAGGCGGCCGCGGTGCCCTGTCCGCTCAACCTGTTCATGTGCATCCCGTGGGACGCCGAAGGCAACCTCGAGTTCCGGCCCGTCCAGGCATCGCCGGGTGACCACGTCACGTTGCGCGCCGAGCAGGAGGTCGTCGTGGTTATGTCCGCGTGCCCGATGGACGTCAACCCGATCAATGGCGGAACACCATCCGACGTCGAGGTGCGCCTGCACGGCGGCGCGTACGCGCTCGGCTGA
- a CDS encoding polysaccharide deacetylase family protein — protein sequence MSKEIFVAYGVDVDAVGGWLGSYGGEDSPDDISRGVFAGEVGVPRLLELFRRREMTQTFFWPGHSVETFPAEFDACVAAGHEIGVHGYSHENPIAMSRQQETDVLDHCIDLLEGRSGRRPTGYVAPWWEFSTITNELLLDRGLTYDHSLMHRDFEPYYVRVGDSWTKIDYEKPAAEWMR from the coding sequence ATGAGCAAGGAGATCTTCGTCGCCTACGGGGTGGATGTCGACGCGGTGGGCGGGTGGCTCGGCTCGTACGGCGGTGAGGACTCGCCGGACGACATCTCCCGCGGCGTGTTCGCCGGCGAGGTCGGCGTGCCGCGGCTGCTCGAGCTGTTCCGCCGCCGCGAGATGACCCAGACGTTCTTCTGGCCCGGGCACTCGGTCGAGACGTTCCCCGCGGAGTTCGACGCGTGCGTCGCGGCCGGACACGAGATCGGGGTTCACGGTTACAGCCACGAGAACCCGATCGCGATGAGCAGGCAGCAGGAGACCGACGTCCTCGACCATTGCATCGACCTCCTCGAGGGCCGGTCGGGCAGGCGGCCGACCGGTTACGTCGCCCCGTGGTGGGAGTTCAGCACGATCACCAACGAGCTGTTGCTCGACCGCGGCCTCACGTACGACCACTCGCTCATGCACCGCGACTTCGAGCCGTACTACGTCCGCGTCGGGGACAGCTGGACGAAGATCGACTACGAGAAGCCGGCGGCGGAGTGGATGCGG
- a CDS encoding methyltransferase domain-containing protein, with translation MLCSAVDRQVKQAMTAHAPSPHCMARLVFLRRAALRGLGRVAPSAPAAGDWDDMRSSFYNADVIDALAERAEVTPESLVVDVGTGTGFVAAGLAGRAATVLGVDNPPAMLAVAHNHLDELGVDRVRVLAGELDRLPLPDHSVDAAVANMVLHHAPDPAVMLTEMARVVRPGGRVAVTDEAEHTYEWMRTEQADLWLGFSADQVAGFFGTARLVEYGYASLGTQ, from the coding sequence ATGCTGTGTTCGGCCGTAGACCGGCAGGTGAAGCAGGCGATGACGGCGCATGCCCCGTCCCCACACTGCATGGCCAGACTGGTATTTCTGCGTCGAGCGGCACTCCGAGGTCTGGGCCGCGTAGCCCCCTCGGCCCCGGCAGCCGGTGACTGGGACGACATGCGGTCGAGCTTCTACAACGCCGACGTCATCGACGCCCTGGCCGAGCGGGCGGAGGTCACACCGGAGTCGTTGGTTGTCGACGTGGGGACAGGCACCGGGTTCGTCGCGGCCGGCCTTGCGGGTCGCGCGGCGACGGTGCTCGGGGTGGACAACCCACCGGCGATGCTGGCCGTGGCTCATAACCATCTGGACGAGCTCGGCGTCGACCGCGTGCGTGTCCTGGCCGGGGAGCTGGACCGGTTGCCGTTGCCGGACCACAGCGTCGACGCGGCGGTGGCGAACATGGTCCTGCACCACGCGCCGGACCCGGCGGTGATGCTGACCGAGATGGCCCGGGTGGTACGGCCGGGCGGCCGAGTGGCCGTCACGGACGAGGCCGAGCACACCTACGAATGGATGCGCACCGAGCAGGCCGACCTGTGGCTCGGATTCTCCGCCGATCAGGTCGCGGGGTTCTTCGGCACGGCGCGGTTGGTCGAGTACGGGTACGCGTCGCTTGGCACGCAGTGA
- a CDS encoding asparaginase, translated as MAKVRMLATGGTIASRRMGSRHVATVPGSELLARATVPADCDVSVVDAATVGSFAWQWPDLVGLLRQVAGALTEGVDGVLVTHGTDTMEEVAFLVSLLHDDPRPVVFTGAQRPFDHPAPDGLVNLTDALLIGVSPVARDRGVLLAFDGHVFAARGVTKTDTLRSAPFDAPGRGPVLRVAGGEVGVLTPAHRPPVIPVDLTQASPPRVDVVSMYVGVDDAPIRAAVAAGAAGIVLAAFGAGNANPAIVGAVRDTVASGVPVLVCSRVQAGPVLPLYGGGGGADLADAGAVFGGDLSPWQARMLLTVALIADSTAPTTLIADWLDAADRQETRG; from the coding sequence ATGGCGAAGGTCCGGATGCTGGCGACCGGCGGAACGATCGCGAGTCGCCGCATGGGTTCTCGCCACGTGGCGACGGTGCCGGGCAGCGAGCTGCTGGCCCGGGCGACCGTGCCCGCTGACTGCGACGTGTCGGTGGTAGATGCGGCCACGGTCGGCAGCTTCGCGTGGCAGTGGCCGGATCTGGTCGGACTTCTGCGACAGGTCGCTGGCGCATTGACTGAGGGTGTCGACGGCGTCCTGGTCACACACGGAACGGACACCATGGAAGAGGTCGCTTTCCTCGTCTCCCTTCTGCACGACGATCCGCGGCCCGTGGTGTTCACTGGAGCGCAGCGTCCCTTCGACCACCCGGCGCCTGACGGTCTGGTGAACCTCACCGACGCACTCCTGATCGGCGTGAGCCCCGTCGCCAGAGACCGCGGGGTCCTGCTCGCGTTCGACGGACACGTCTTCGCCGCACGCGGCGTGACGAAGACCGACACGCTGCGGTCGGCGCCGTTCGACGCTCCCGGGCGCGGCCCGGTGCTGCGCGTCGCCGGTGGTGAGGTCGGCGTGCTGACGCCAGCACACCGACCGCCGGTGATCCCGGTCGATCTGACCCAGGCGTCACCGCCCAGGGTGGACGTCGTGTCGATGTACGTGGGAGTCGACGACGCACCGATCAGAGCGGCGGTCGCAGCAGGAGCGGCCGGCATCGTGCTCGCCGCGTTCGGTGCGGGCAACGCCAACCCGGCGATCGTCGGCGCAGTACGCGACACCGTCGCGTCCGGGGTGCCTGTACTCGTGTGCTCTCGGGTTCAGGCCGGGCCAGTGCTCCCGCTGTACGGCGGCGGAGGCGGTGCCGACCTGGCCGACGCCGGCGCGGTCTTCGGTGGCGATCTGAGCCCATGGCAGGCGCGAATGCTGCTGACCGTCGCGTTGATCGCAGACTCCACCGCGCCGACCACCCTTATCGCGGACTGGCTCGACGCGGCGGATCGACAGGAAACCCGAGGATAG
- a CDS encoding MarR family transcriptional regulator, producing the protein MGGRGRPEVVERWEQALVLWARVDHALAAALHTRHGLGLSEYRALSRLADSANGELRMQELADAIGLNQSSVSRLVARLEGAGLSRRDLCPDDKRGVYTVITAEGRRGLTAAMPTYERALTAALDEIAADRQLAPLIRVLRS; encoded by the coding sequence ATGGGCGGTCGGGGAAGGCCAGAGGTAGTCGAACGTTGGGAGCAGGCGCTCGTCCTGTGGGCCCGCGTCGACCACGCGTTGGCTGCGGCGCTGCATACACGGCACGGCCTGGGTCTCTCCGAGTACCGGGCGCTTTCTCGGCTGGCCGACTCCGCCAATGGTGAGCTGCGGATGCAGGAGCTCGCCGATGCCATTGGGCTCAACCAGAGCTCGGTGAGCCGCCTGGTCGCCCGCCTGGAAGGCGCCGGCCTCAGTCGACGCGACCTCTGCCCGGACGACAAGCGCGGTGTCTACACGGTGATCACCGCCGAAGGGCGGCGCGGGCTAACGGCCGCCATGCCGACCTATGAACGGGCGCTGACGGCTGCACTGGACGAGATCGCCGCCGACCGGCAGCTGGCTCCACTCATCCGTGTTCTCCGGTCCTGA
- a CDS encoding NADH:flavin oxidoreductase, with translation MAALWRPFTFGGHGLHSRVVVAPMSRVSTGGDGVPTSAMCDYYRAFARGGFGLVVTEGTYTASRLSQAYTDQPGLLTESQADGWRRVTDAVHEDGALIVAQLMHGGALSQSLTDTLAPSVVQPRGKKMPEYGGSGSYPLPTAMTDADVAEAIAGFATSARLAAAAGFDGVEVHAANGYLLDQFITDYTNLREDRYGGSPGDRARVVAEAVTAIRAATGADLLVGVRLSQAKVNDARHRWQDRAEAAAVLQTVAGARPDYLHLASEGKPWTDSGVLPDHTPLGRLARELTGLPVMVNGGLDDPALAAQVLDDGHADLVSLARGALANPDWPYRVRAGDALRSFHPGMITPVATVANTQHFLANLDRA, from the coding sequence ATTGCGGCGCTGTGGCGGCCGTTCACGTTCGGCGGTCACGGACTTCACAGCCGCGTGGTTGTCGCCCCGATGTCACGGGTCAGCACCGGCGGCGACGGAGTCCCGACATCGGCGATGTGCGACTACTATCGGGCCTTCGCGCGCGGCGGGTTCGGTCTCGTCGTCACCGAAGGCACGTACACGGCCAGCCGGCTCAGCCAGGCGTACACCGACCAGCCCGGACTCCTCACCGAGTCGCAGGCCGACGGTTGGCGTCGGGTCACCGATGCGGTGCACGAGGACGGTGCCCTCATCGTCGCGCAGCTCATGCACGGCGGTGCGCTGTCACAGTCGTTGACGGACACGCTCGCTCCCAGCGTCGTCCAACCCCGCGGAAAGAAGATGCCGGAGTACGGCGGCTCCGGATCGTACCCGCTGCCCACCGCGATGACCGACGCTGACGTGGCCGAGGCGATCGCGGGCTTCGCGACCTCCGCCCGGCTCGCGGCGGCCGCCGGTTTCGATGGTGTCGAGGTCCACGCCGCGAACGGCTACCTCCTCGACCAGTTCATCACCGACTACACCAACCTGCGCGAAGACCGCTACGGCGGTAGCCCGGGCGACCGCGCCCGCGTGGTCGCCGAGGCCGTCACCGCGATCCGCGCTGCGACCGGCGCCGACCTGCTCGTCGGAGTGCGCCTGTCCCAGGCGAAGGTCAACGACGCGCGGCATCGGTGGCAGGATCGCGCCGAAGCGGCGGCCGTGCTGCAGACCGTGGCCGGCGCGCGCCCTGACTACCTGCACCTCGCCAGTGAGGGCAAGCCCTGGACGGACAGTGGCGTGCTGCCTGACCACACGCCACTCGGCCGGCTCGCCCGCGAACTCACCGGCCTCCCCGTCATGGTCAACGGCGGGCTCGACGACCCGGCACTCGCCGCGCAGGTACTCGACGACGGCCACGCCGATCTCGTCAGCCTCGCCAGGGGCGCACTCGCCAACCCCGACTGGCCGTACCGCGTGCGCGCCGGTGACGCGCTCCGATCATTCCACCCAGGCATGATCACACCGGTCGCGACAGTCGCCAACACGCAACACTTCCTCGCGAACCTCGACCGCGCCTAA
- a CDS encoding MFS transporter, whose protein sequence is MRVASIIDDAPVTAFHRRLALFSAGGPFLDGFALAVVGLAFITMQPSLALTPTEVGVIGSAALAGIFVGGAVFGYVTDRVGRRVMYLVDLVVLVVASLASALVTDAWQLVALRFLLGVAIGADYPIASSLLVEFLPRRQRGRYLGALFVVWAAGAAAAALVGWALSPLGESAWRLMLASPAVFGVLTVMLRTGTPESPRWLLSKGRGAEAAAVLRQVYGHEVTVDQTSDGASRTSYRKVFRRPYLRRTIFVSVFFSAHVIPLFAVYTFGPDILLSFGLPPGSGIYVAEAVIGGLFLLGGAPGLLLVDRIGRKSLLLWTFVVMAVLFGLMAAFQGASPALLLVLLCAYAVVSGSCNFIEIIYPNELFPTDIRATATGIVTAASRLGSAISTFMLPVMLTDLGAGATMLFLAVVNAVGFLVTVTLGVETKGRPLDETSSERVDSSAVSPVPRGEPVADEL, encoded by the coding sequence ATGCGGGTAGCGAGCATCATCGACGACGCACCGGTGACAGCGTTCCACCGGCGCCTTGCCCTCTTCTCCGCCGGTGGACCATTCCTGGACGGGTTCGCCCTGGCAGTCGTCGGTCTCGCGTTCATCACCATGCAGCCAAGCCTGGCATTGACGCCGACCGAGGTCGGCGTGATCGGCTCCGCCGCGCTCGCTGGCATCTTCGTCGGCGGCGCCGTCTTCGGCTACGTCACCGACCGGGTCGGGCGCCGGGTCATGTACCTGGTCGATCTGGTGGTCCTGGTCGTTGCATCGTTGGCCTCGGCGCTGGTCACCGACGCCTGGCAGTTGGTCGCCCTGCGGTTCCTGCTCGGCGTGGCCATCGGCGCGGACTATCCGATCGCGAGTTCGTTACTGGTCGAGTTCCTTCCCCGCCGGCAGCGTGGGCGGTACCTCGGCGCATTGTTCGTGGTCTGGGCGGCCGGCGCTGCGGCCGCGGCACTCGTCGGCTGGGCGCTGTCCCCGCTCGGGGAGAGCGCATGGCGGTTGATGCTCGCCTCACCAGCTGTCTTCGGCGTCTTGACCGTGATGCTCCGGACCGGCACACCGGAGTCGCCGCGCTGGCTGCTCAGCAAGGGCCGTGGCGCCGAGGCGGCGGCGGTCCTGCGTCAGGTCTACGGCCACGAGGTGACCGTCGACCAGACAAGCGACGGGGCCTCGAGAACCAGCTACCGCAAGGTCTTCCGCCGCCCCTACCTGCGAAGGACGATCTTCGTCAGCGTCTTCTTCTCCGCACACGTGATCCCCTTGTTCGCGGTGTACACCTTCGGCCCCGACATCCTGCTCAGCTTCGGACTGCCGCCCGGCTCGGGCATCTACGTCGCCGAGGCCGTGATCGGTGGGCTGTTCCTGCTCGGCGGCGCGCCCGGCCTTCTGCTGGTGGACCGGATCGGGCGAAAGAGCCTGCTGCTCTGGACATTCGTCGTGATGGCCGTCCTGTTCGGGCTCATGGCTGCCTTCCAGGGCGCGTCGCCTGCGCTGCTGCTGGTGCTCCTGTGCGCATATGCCGTCGTCTCCGGGTCCTGCAATTTCATCGAGATCATCTACCCCAACGAGCTGTTCCCGACCGACATCAGGGCGACCGCCACGGGCATCGTCACCGCCGCGAGTCGGCTCGGTTCGGCCATCAGCACGTTCATGCTGCCGGTCATGCTCACCGACCTGGGTGCAGGCGCAACGATGCTGTTCCTCGCCGTCGTGAACGCGGTGGGCTTCCTGGTGACCGTGACGCTGGGCGTCGAGACCAAGGGCAGACCGCTCGATGAGACCTCGTCGGAACGCGTTGACTCATCGGCGGTCTCCCCCGTACCGCGAGGCGAGCCCGTGGCGGATGAACTATGA
- a CDS encoding methyltransferase domain-containing protein, whose amino-acid sequence MDRPRRFFSRFYPRISERLEVEGLAALRGELLGQLVGDVVEVGAGNGMNFRHYPATVTRVAAVEPEPYLRALAVRAGETAPVPVTVHAGTADRLPLADDSVDAAVLCLVMCSLDDRPAALAELRRVLRPGGTLRFLEHTLADTPGLRTVQRLADATFWPLFSGGCHTATDPVTQITDAGFDITTSRRLRFPEHRFTQPSSPHVLGTARAPT is encoded by the coding sequence GTGGACCGGCCTCGACGGTTCTTCAGCCGCTTCTACCCCAGGATCAGCGAGAGGCTCGAGGTCGAGGGCCTGGCCGCGCTGCGCGGCGAGCTGTTGGGTCAGCTGGTCGGGGACGTGGTCGAGGTCGGCGCCGGCAACGGCATGAACTTCCGTCACTATCCCGCCACGGTGACCCGTGTGGCCGCCGTCGAACCAGAACCGTACCTGCGGGCGCTGGCGGTACGGGCAGGTGAGACGGCGCCCGTGCCGGTGACCGTGCACGCCGGCACAGCCGACCGGCTCCCGCTGGCCGACGACAGCGTCGACGCCGCGGTGCTGTGCCTGGTCATGTGCTCACTCGACGACCGTCCCGCCGCGCTCGCGGAGCTCCGGCGGGTCTTACGTCCGGGCGGCACGCTGCGGTTCCTCGAACACACCCTCGCCGACACGCCTGGCCTGCGGACCGTGCAGCGCCTCGCCGACGCCACCTTCTGGCCCCTGTTCTCCGGCGGCTGCCACACCGCCACCGACCCGGTCACCCAGATCACCGACGCCGGGTTCGACATCACCACCAGCCGGCGCCTGCGCTTCCCCGAACACCGGTTCACCCAACCCTCGTCACCGCACGTCCTGGGCACGGCCCGCGCGCCGACCTGA
- a CDS encoding FCD domain-containing protein yields the protein MRRHRLLHLPVYGRTQHQTKSLTISSDAVMMNRMVESTVGEIAYRQLRGALKTGRYAPGQRLVEPDVIAELGVTRLALREAFARLEHEGLVERRANRGVAVRLLSLAEAVEVLEVRSVVEGLAARHAAVHATAEDVVALRATLEKFGRSLSVPDLSACAAAQARLHELVTVISQLPTAAWLSEMLSAQSAQTRLRTLLVGDRLRESLDEHKAIVAAIAAHDSDAAETAMRRHLANVTQAVAAAT from the coding sequence ATGCGCCGTCATCGCCTGCTTCACCTGCCGGTCTACGGCCGAACACAGCATCAGACGAAATCGTTGACGATTTCGTCTGATGCTGTCATGATGAACCGCATGGTCGAATCGACGGTGGGTGAGATCGCTTACCGTCAGCTGCGCGGCGCGTTGAAGACGGGGCGGTACGCGCCGGGGCAGCGGCTGGTCGAGCCGGACGTGATCGCGGAGCTCGGTGTCACCCGGTTAGCGCTGCGTGAGGCGTTCGCGCGACTGGAGCATGAGGGTCTCGTCGAGCGCCGGGCGAACCGCGGTGTCGCGGTCCGGCTGCTGTCGCTGGCGGAGGCGGTGGAGGTCCTCGAGGTCAGGAGTGTCGTTGAGGGCCTGGCGGCGCGGCACGCGGCGGTGCACGCCACGGCCGAGGACGTCGTGGCGCTGCGGGCGACACTGGAGAAGTTCGGCAGGTCGCTCTCCGTGCCCGACTTGTCGGCCTGCGCCGCGGCGCAGGCGCGGCTGCACGAGCTCGTCACCGTCATTTCCCAGCTGCCGACCGCGGCCTGGCTCTCCGAGATGTTGAGCGCGCAGAGCGCCCAGACGCGACTGCGCACCCTGCTCGTCGGCGACCGGCTGCGCGAGTCCCTCGACGAGCACAAGGCGATCGTCGCGGCGATCGCGGCGCACGACTCCGACGCGGCGGAGACCGCGATGCGGCGTCACCTCGCGAACGTCACGCAGGCGGTGGCCGCCGCGACCTGA
- a CDS encoding flavin reductase family protein — MLIDPGALTEQELYKLLIGSVVPRPIAWVSTISAAGARNLAPFSFFTVVSRKPPMISLTIETHPDDREKDTFRNIADTREFVVNVVSTRNARQMHASSNEYPPDVDEFVAAGVSAASSSVVHPQRVADAMINMECRLHAVLTPGSDTVVVGTLVAYHVHDVLWHDGRIDQEKLDPLARIASSFAPLGDIFSLRHPTSPDSSVGSTTPGSDACG, encoded by the coding sequence ATGCTGATCGACCCGGGCGCACTGACCGAGCAAGAGCTGTACAAGCTGTTGATCGGCAGCGTCGTCCCGCGACCGATCGCGTGGGTATCGACGATCTCGGCCGCCGGCGCCCGCAATCTCGCGCCGTTCAGCTTCTTCACCGTCGTGTCCCGCAAGCCACCGATGATTAGCCTGACCATCGAGACGCATCCCGACGACCGGGAGAAGGACACGTTCAGGAACATCGCGGACACCCGCGAGTTCGTCGTCAACGTCGTCTCCACACGCAACGCCAGGCAGATGCATGCGAGCTCGAACGAGTACCCGCCCGATGTCGACGAGTTCGTCGCGGCCGGGGTCTCGGCCGCCTCTTCGAGCGTTGTGCACCCGCAGCGGGTCGCGGACGCGATGATCAACATGGAGTGCCGGCTGCACGCGGTGCTGACCCCTGGCAGCGACACCGTCGTCGTCGGCACGTTGGTCGCCTACCACGTCCACGACGTGCTCTGGCACGACGGACGGATCGACCAGGAGAAGCTCGACCCGCTCGCCAGGATCGCCAGCTCGTTCGCGCCGCTCGGCGACATCTTCAGTCTCCGACACCCGACCTCGCCTGACAGCTCAGTCGGGTCAACAACGCCTGGGAGCGACGCATGCGGGTAG